A stretch of the Erpetoichthys calabaricus chromosome 3, fErpCal1.3, whole genome shotgun sequence genome encodes the following:
- the LOC127525818 gene encoding trichohyalin-like isoform X2 has product MCSSMTRQQAGEAPEEHQPMQPLLGGSAVAQEPKECRRDNSKSSELLEEKESRRVPVVSRDEGSALNQHTNEDTPTGGSSQGRATQDTRLSQAQLLNSSGDDSLPDLIADSASSAVQREEKEKETRKKSKEEDEGQTVENLQAEEGEALQEEERARQQTWDTVAKGGQDREGDPTEDGQKGVGRKTEDDRNRWQKEQEGVVELLEAEEKKQGWEQEPSRKEINNDRKEQRWDVEEKPEDNSDIREEELEQDREETNGREDKHQTSEMEAELTEQEEGAHWAQKVDEVIVEGENSNKQCSKQDRAHNEQEEGQTTAIVKETAGCSKGSMQEKQDRCVDSEGKVLKQEYLVEDVWSKRNEQGGISGRIPMSEVETVMEEKIYREEGEVQGINTDQEEASQNEDKTETADDLVYTDSKQVNIGQGLISSEQEGLLVRGPVNQTQQDGFKGNVEELPKENEVSPNEIDEPNDRGQLLDSSSKTKSDHLKEEHTMQGNEEPFEQKVQSEEGSEETSNMLHSVVNEDQLLRKESIEDNQEVLSSEVMEKKIKIHLEEGKQLKYNLKEELQATKEERQEQISTTREEEHKNVLKPAYISTTMSYEETKLRDVIQINVDLRNEGTVVKRNDEFLETETKENIVEERDEDQPAQGQGQEKRVTFLLETEDKFRKNEDVTETVVAQTTVDKDEAGVSCTQGGEQSHEEENVRYWVEGMYPVEQKGEIQVGETENLKADERKLHSKDEGLEIDRVIHQNERGEGMESEENDNGKNVRLLGQEVVEHGNRAGGNEEQFDKKLCKLNNSIPTVDVSVMDNTQQADQVGLMGLQSSTIQVWEEWNAKNNLSKQEAFYNLTNNSGEQGHNRQLELNIPTAHFAQNEDCEMKILSDREQKDGVETNEDSLQKGDKEWKGDPFKDVETNITIENLKEGNEQNKRTIHGEDGSGFLKEMEEISNDVYGVKDIQDYDECKNEAKMHDVRFGRDKDDKKTELQEEREEDTFRDGQGNAVENGEDRNDGLLQEGDMCKKIMDLQDEWEGKPILDEEAIHHSTVYPTETKPDEEIKDGVNSSEAALGLDEEQQERKLGKVITNIADNKDYKKIKETNEDINNGEDSNGIKRSQCKNEKQEAYMDKEIDTINKTDQEVEKWIMEGMVESNMIQESRLLEKLEEGTHKHVEINTKEEKEINEEETHGLNVECKEEIPIIKKIYNHKEHEESNEQDGICGYSTEKINSETDTREEESEEINEVATRGLKDEWGKEIQTIKKSENQKEHEETNEQDGFCEYSSENINGLLKQEREWEGSTFRIGQTNISYNEDHNSTECEDKLNNVNSEMLMSNETDKTNFEDNEVTREESRMESDIDLKWVELESDKLVKYNTHILTYDTPEKGGTDPSSHLWDQTEWDDTQGFKVYSKQEIKVLSGHDENKEIFQVTMGRDDIATEELEIQQEEAEKVVVCMEIPGMTEDTLDEHITVKITTDEQGEETFWREDDYKEAEANRPENEKNESIQMENGFSKQPGDAVILLDQSTEIKLTKHKGDLAELACALTDTPTYTDEEKGGSVVDYSITQVKGHQDEVNQLERVVSNIEKGYNGVMNKGEFQEEENKTEVNILPVCILKSEKGIISDEKIYNEDQDQDPSSNTEKEGHTDDLENTTDSNTVCLGRMQLGDMPEETQMLPETICVPDGARNKDTIVSEPINDIKEQIWDSKEQEVGVISEKLGKSSSSIYSNQGNNSGIVEGEVQLSQIGNFDLELQEKEEGYSDVNSMANYEETEGRGQNKENFNKMLPQEEEEIQEIFQAKIVGLVESDEPRHEKKELDVLTLKYSPILIQVDDTLPDKLGMTQRICEFRDEVKEKEDQREGRGEDDHTINSDSSLLRAGGNKPKLEKGDLIEKMLQVKLDTGHSMNEEKKEEAEQRETKGKHDQNLGYGFSKQGGESDGINLCTEINVDEMLPTEPTKFTTDKGREERLEHREEGGKDERDMNAVFSLQGQNRNDLSIDEGIQVEQMLHIKVDIKHEMNEVKKVKVEKLQGREASEIGISNNENLDQDSSSNNDKQVHKGDLEMTLDSEKVSLGKARKEKAEHSEAKGTHDHKLHYDTSIQGEETNGTKRGKEINVDEALPAKRKKTLIICKEEEERGEYREGTEKEEEDMNFGFSTQGETSNYLNIDEGIHGEKPLHVKLDTDFGMSEVKHAEMEQTEGRKKVKEPKKGKCPLQEGDSNKAKVKDIHVVETLPAKWEMTLEMCDLYGKEIKQRQEGETDDRELRHGSSLQTSLLKEKSVEKTLPANLNIAEEICENEEKKGVDEWSEGKHNEQPHGGKSKEQTLEGETVNVDIELEMNKVNQEEQEEGRRKEDVEMNYESHLQEGDCEEIVLGTEIHVDETSTAIAKTVLTGSEVKEDEVEHKEERKSNERDMESGPFLQNGIGTDQNTDKGINMEERLQICVNIELVKSEAEQEGKTGEENEPNNGESSFQGGEGNKAKLGEDLYVIEILSDQKEEGSKHEQELKYEPSLQAGAGSKVKFEKEEEVEELLPIKLDMAPVIAEVKEVGKSEETGKEKQKETIMYTRRKQMQEESELTKLCRSTGFEASLKDDHKSEKHERGREESVHEKVVHDDEGKKIGFNAKEPEDDKENMQVKVKLQGNEGVTTGKSSVLEDENGVLHEVHDGEIFNEVRKEEGIFHKTQKLQDRLLPQDEIVHKENNEPTAIKRFGIPEDCQETMVATREHHTGSNEMVEGDVQGFGWKMEITHELMEACEKKMGKNQKETVEFGEVQNKNRDEYYSGSKEDTIDEILKHTGPENNTGEKMVPHIENLLENSNLKYGDINDTSKEGLMKVDDALENSRIPLNEDLKNDGEHNPGTMKDSVGERDQTLEWEETKTQNEDFKWWEDIKNRSWEELLEAENPQKQKEKCNNQEETVQGERDGEEIYKCKILTYKNTKTQEERLEQEKQDVEGKLQKSRTVDQPSASSKVEYNKSEQKNIHELPCATAEWDRRADLKKQQRSEEEQGATFNLRKEVVEAVLLHTRRTDEIVLLTDEKGGQPDRATEENSSERITDPKEFKEVCQNEKTAIASSPNAEVPRRVKYPESERSTKKMKRSLEDEERQLSTGQKAPREEEDMSQPVKLNRDDVEELMANSGLSQKQDKLYNVVFIGESSVGKTSFIKKFCNGVFRLDLCATVGIDSCLRSLTVGGEQFVLQLWDTAGQERYHSITKQIFRKADGIVLMYDVTSSCTYVAVRYWLSCIEEGTNGDLPVLLLGNKTDISEKREVQVQEGGSLAKEYGFQFMECSAASGYNVNESMASLARALKEKEDMMKENTNVVEVMPKKSSCC; this is encoded by the exons GCCAATGCAACCATTGCTAGGAGGCTCTGCAGTGGCCCAGGAGCCGAAG GAATGTCGGAGAGATAACTCAAAATCTTCAGAGCTGCTGGAAGAGAAAGAATCCAGAAGAGTGCCAGTGGTGTCCAGAGATGAAGGGTCAGCACTTAACCAGCACACGAATGAAGACACTCCAACAGG CGGATCTTCACAGGGCAGAGCGACACAAGATACAAGGCTCTCACAAGCACAGCTTTTGAATTCATCAGGAGATGACTCCCTCCCAGACCTGATAGCAGACAGTGCCAGCTCAGCAGtgcaaagagaagaaaaggaaaaagaaacaagaaagaagAGTAAGGAAGAGGATGAAGGTCAAACAGTGGAGAACCTACAAGCTGAGGAAGGGGAAGCACTGCAAGAGGAAGAAAGAGCAAGGCAGCAAACCTGGGACACAGTGGCTAAGGGAGGACAAGATAGGGAAGGAGATCCTACAGAGGATGGTCAGAAGGGAGTAGGCAGAAAGACAGAGGATGATCGAAACAGGTGGCAGAAAGAACAAGAGGGAGTTGTAGAGCTTTTagaggcagaagaaaagaaacaaggaTGGGAACAGGAACCCTCaaggaaagaaattaataatGATAGAAAAGAGCAGAGATGGGATGTTGAGGAGAAACCGGAAGACAACAGTGACATTAGGGAAGAGGAATTGGAACAAGATCGAGAGGAAACTAATGGGAGGGAGGACAAACATCAAACGAGTGAAATGGAGGCAGAGTTAACAGAACAAGAGGAGGGTGCACATTGGGCACAGAAAGTAGATGAAGTAATAGtggagggagagaattccaacaAACAGTGCAGCAAGCAGGATAGAGCACATAATGAACAAGAAGAAGGCCAGACCACAGCCATAGTAAAAGAGACAGCTGGGTGTTCTAAGGGGAGTATGCAAGAAAAACAGGACAGGTGTGTGGATAGTGAAGGCAAAGTGCTAAAGCAAGAGTACCTGGTGGAGGATGTGTGGTCCAAGAGAAATGAACAGGGTGGAATAAGTGGGAGAATACCTATGAGTGAGGTTGAGACAGTAATGGAGGAAAAGATATACAGAGAGGAAGGAGAAGTGCAAGGGATCAATACAGACCAGGAAGAGGCATCACAGAATGAAGACAAGACagagacagcagatgatctggtATACACAGACAGTAAACAAGTGAACATAGGCCAGGGGTTAATTAGTTCAGAACAAGAAGGATTATTAGTAAGGGGTCCTGTTAACCAGACTCAGCAAGATGGATTCAAGGGGAATGTTGAGGAGTTGCCAAAAGAGAATGAAGTGTCACCAAATGAAATAGATGAACCAAATGATCGAGGACAGCTGTTGGATTCAAGTTCTAAAACTAAATCAGACCATTTGAAGGAGGAGCATACGATGCAAGGAAATGAAGAGCCATTTGAACAAAAGGTGCAGAGTGAAGAGGGAAGTGAAGAAACAAGTAACATGCTGCATTCAGTAGTGAATGAAGATCAGCTCTTGAGGAAAGAATCAATTGAAGACAACCAAGAAGTGCTATCTagtgaagttatggaaaagaagataaaaataCACCTAGAGGAGGGTAAACAACTGAAGTACAATCTTAAAGAAGAGCTGCAAGCAACAAAGGAGGAAAGGCAAGAGCAGATAAGTACTACTAGAGAAGAAGAGCATAAGAATGTGCTGAAGCCAGCATATATTAGCACAACAATGAGCTATGAAGAAACTAAACTTAGAGATGTAATTCAGATAAATGTGGATCTCAGAAATGAAGGTACAGTAGTCAAAAGAAATGATGAATTCTTGGAGACAGAAACAAAAGAGAACATAGTTGAGGAAAGAGATGAAGACCAGCCAGCACAAGGGCAGGGCCAAGAAAAAAGAGTGACTTTCCTTCTTGAGACAGAGGACAAATTCAGAAAGAATGAAGATGTTACGGAGACCGTAgttgcacaaacaacagttgaCAAAGACGAAGCAGGAGTTAGCTGTACACAAGGAGGTGAGCAGTCTCACGAAGAAGAAAATGTAAGATACTGGGTTGAGGGAATGTATCCTGTTGAACAGAAAGGGGAAATCCAGGTTGGTGAAACTGAGAATTTAAAGGCAGATGAAAGAAAGCTGCACAGCAAAGATGAAGGACTTGAAATAGACCGGGTGATACATCAAAATGAAAGGGGGGAGGGCATGGAGAGTGAAGAAAATGACAACGGAAAAAACGTACGGCTTTTAGGCCAAGAAGTAGTGGAACATGGAAATCGTGCTGGTGGCAATGAAGAACAGTTTGATAAGAAACTCTGCAAACTTAATAACAGCATTCCTACTGTAGATGTCAGTGTCATGGACAACACACAACAGGCTGACCAAGTGGGACTGATGGGACTGCAAAGTAGCACCATACAGGTATGGGAGGAGTGGAACGCAAAGAACAATTTAAGTAAACAAGAAGCTTTTTATAATCTTACCAATAATTCTGGAGAGCAAGGCCATAACAGACAATTAGAACTGAATATACCTACAGCACATTTTGCACAGAATGAAGATTGTGAGATGAAGATACTGAGtgacagagaacagaaagatggTGTTGAAACTAATGAGGACAGTTTACAGAAAGGAGACAAGGAATGGAAAGGTGACCCATTTAAGGATGTAGAGACAAACATTACCATAGAGAATCTAAAAGAAGGCAATGAGCAAAATAAGAGAACTATACATGGGGAAGATGGCAGTGGGTTTctaaaagaaatggaagagaTATCTAATGATGTATATGGAGTTAAAGATATCCAAGACTATGATGAATGTAAAAACGAAGCCAAAATGCATGATGTTAGATTTGGAAGAGATAAAGATGATAAAAAGACAGAGCTCCAAGAGGAACGGGAAGAAGACACATTTAGAGATGGTCAGGGAAACGCTGTGGAAAATGGTGAGGACAGGAATGATGGACTTTTACAAGAGGGTGATATGTGTAAGAAGATAATGGACCTACAGGATGAATGGGAAGGAAAGCCAATTCTAGATGAAGAGGCAATCCACCACAGTACTGTGTACCCAACAGAAACCAAGCCTGATGAAGAAATCAAGGATGGGGTGAATAGTAGTGAGGCAGCATTGGGACTTGATGAGGAACAGCAAGAAAGAAAACTCGGTAAAGTAATCACAAATATTGCAGATAATAAggattataaaaaaattaaggaGACTAATGAGGACATCAATAATGGAGAAGATAGCAATGGAATAAAGAGAAGCCAATGTAAAAATGAGAAACAGGAAGCATATATGGATAAAGAGATAGACACCATAAACAAAACAGATCAGGAAGTGGAAAAATGGATTATGGAAGGCATGGTAGAGAGTAATATGATACAGGAGAGTAGGCTGTTAGAGAAATTGGAAGAAGGTACACATAAGCACGTTGAGATAAAcaccaaagaagaaaaagagataaatgaagaagaaacacaTGGATTAAATGTGGAATGTAAGGAGGAAATTCCAATAATCAAGAAAATTTACAATCATAAAGAACATGAGGAGTCTAATGAACAAGATGGCATTTGTGGATATAGCACTGAGAAGATTAACAGTGAGACAGACACCAGAGAAGAAGAAAGTGAAGAAATTAATGAGGTAGCCACACGTGGACTCAAAGATGAATGGGGAAAGGAAATTCAAACAATCAAGAAAAGTGAAAATCAGAAAGAACATGAGGAGACTAATGAACAAGATGGCTTTTGTGAATATAGCAGTGAGAACATTAATGGACTTCTGAAACAAGAACGGGAATGGGAAGGGAGCACGTTTAGAATTGGACAAACAAATATCTCCTATAATGAGGATCATAACTCTACAGAATGTGAGGATAAATTGAACAATGTAAATTCTGAGATGCTGATGTCAAATgaaacagataaaactaactttgaAGATAATGAAGTGACTAGAGAAGAAAGCAGAATGGAATCTGACATAGATTTGAAATGGGTTGAATTAGAGTCAGATAAATTGGTTAAATACAACACACACATCCTGACCTATGACACACCTGAAAAAGGTGGGACAGACCCATCATCTCATCTTTGGGATCAAACAGAGTGGGATGATACGCAAGGATTTAAGGTTTActcaaaacaagaaataaaagtgCTAAGTGGTCATGACGAAAATAAAGAAATCTTCCAAGTGACAATGGGAAGAGATGATATAGCCACTGAAGAATTGGAAATTCAACAGGAAGAAGCAGAGAAAGTTGTTGTATGCATGGAAATACCTGGAATGACAGAAGATACATTAGATGAACACATTACAGTGAAAATAACAACAGATGAGCAAGGTGAAGAGACTTTCTGGAGAGAAGATGACTACAAGGAAGCAGAAGCAAATAGGCCTGAGAATGAGAAAAATGAATCCATACAAATGGAAAATGGATTTTCAAAGCAGCCAGGCGATGCTGTAATATTGCTGGATCAAAGCACTGAAATTAAACTAACTAAACACAAGGGTGATTTAGCAGAACTGGCATGTGCACTGACTGACACACCCACATATACTGACGAGGAGAAAGGAGGGAGTGTTGTGGATTACAGCATCACCCAAGTGAAAGGCCATCAGGATGAAGTCAATCAATTGGAAAGGGTTGTTTCAAATATTGAGAAAGGTTACAATGGAGTAATGAACAAGGGTGAGTTCcaggaagaggaaaataaaactgaa GTTAATATCCTACCAGTATGCATCTTGAAAAGTGAAAAAGGAATAATATCTGACGAGAAAATTTACAATGAAGACCAGGATCAAGATCCAAGTTCAAACACAGAGAAGGAAGGGCATACAGATGATTTGGAAAACACTACAGATTCAAATACAGTGTGTTTGGGAAGGATGCAATTGGGGGATATGCCAGAAGAGACACAAATGCTGCCAGaaactatatgtgtaccagatggAGCCAGAAACAAAGATACAATAGTTAGTGAACCTATAAATGATATAAAGGAACAAATATGGGATTCTAAGGAGCAGGAAGTTGGTGTAATAAGTGAGAAACTGGGAAAAAGTAGTAGTAGCATTTACAGTAATCAAGGTAATAATTCAGGCATAGTAGAAGGTGAAGTACAGTTAAGTCAGATTGGGAATTTTGACTTGGAGCTTcaggaaaaagaggaaggctaTTCAGATGTTAACAGCATGGCTAACTATGAAGAAACTGAAGGCAGAGGGCAAAACAAGGAAAACTTCAATAAAATGTTACCCCAAGAAGAAGAGGAGATACAAGAAATATTCCAGGCAAAGATAGTTGGTTTGGTAGAAAGTGATGAACCTAGACATGAGAAAAAGGAGTTAGATGTTTTGACATTAAAATATAGCCCGATCCTAATACAAGTGGATGACACATTACCTGACAAACTTGGAATGACACAGAGAATATGTGAATTTAGAGATGAGGTGAAGGAAAAGGAGGATCAAAgagaaggaagaggagaagaTGATCACACAATAAACAGTGACTCTTCTCTACTTAGAGCAGGAGGTAACAAACCAAAACTAGAAAAAGGAGATCTCATTGAAAAAATGTTACAAGTTAAACTGGATACTGGACATAgtatgaatgaagagaaaaaagaagaggcagaacagagagaaacaaaaggaaaGCATGATCAGAATCTGGGCTATGGGTTTTCTAAGCAAGGAGGAGAGAGTGATGGAATCAATCTATGTACAGAGATAAATGTGGATGAAATGTTACCAACTGAACCAACCAAGTTCACCACAGATaaagggagagaagaaaggttggaACAtagagaagaaggaggaaaagatgAACGAGATATGAATGCTGTGTTTTCTCTCCAAGGACAAAATAGAAATGATCTAAGTATTGATGAAGGCATACAAGTAGAACAAATGTTACACATCAAAGTAGACATTAAACATGAAATGAAtgaagtgaaaaaagtgaaggtggaGAAGCTACAAGGAAGAGAAGCAAGTGAAATAGGAATAAGTAATAATGAAAACCTGGATCAAGATTCAAGTTCAAATAATGATAAGCAAGTTCATAAAGGAGATTTGGAAATGACATTAGATTCAGAGAAAGTGAGTTTGGGAAAAGCAAGAAAAGAGAAGGCAGAACATAGTGAAGCAAAAGGAACACATGATCATAAACTACACTATGACACCTCCATACAAGGAGAAGAGACTAACGGGACAAAACGTGGGAAAGAGATAAATGTGGATGAAGCATTACCAGCCAAACGCAAAAAGACACTTATAAtatgtaaagaagaagaagaaaggggagAATATAGAGAAGgaacagaaaaggaggaagaagacaTGAACTTTGGATTTTCTACCCAAGGAGAAACAAGCAATTATCTAAATATTGATGAAGGGATACATGGGGAAAAACCATTACATGTTAAATTGGACACTGACTTTGGAATGAGTGAAGTGAAACATGCAGAGATGGAGCAgacagaagggagaaaaaaggtaaaagaaCCAAAGAAAGGCAAATGTCCGCTGCAAGAAGGAGACAGCAATAAAGCAAAAGTCAAAGACATACATGTGGTTGAAACATTACCAGCCAAGTGGGAAATGACACTGGAAATGTGTGATTTGTATGGAAAGGAGATCAAACAGAGACAAGAAGGAGAAACTGATGATAGAGAGCTAAGACATGGATCTTCTCTGCAAACAAGCCTACTAAAAGAAAAGTCTGTAGAAAAAACATTACCAGCTAACCTGAACATAGCAGAGGAAATAtgtgaaaatgaagaaaagaaagggGTGGATGAATGGAGTGAAGGGAAACATAATGAACAACCGCATGGAGGGAAAAGCAAAGAGCAAACATTAGAGGGAGAAACTGTGAATGTGGACATAGAACTGGAAATGAATAAGGTGAATCAGGAGGAACAAGAAGAAGGGAGAAGAAAAGAAGATGTAGAAATGAATTATGAATCTCATTTACAAGAAGGCGATTGTGAAGAAATTGTGCTGGGAACAGAAATACATGTAGATGAAACATCAACAGCCATAGCAAAAACAGTgctgacaggaagtgaagtcaaagagGATGAGGTGGaacacaaagaagaaagaaaaagcaatGAAAGAGATATGGAAAGCGGACCTTTTCTCCAAAATGGAATAGGTACTGATCAAAATACAGATAAAGGCATAAATATGGAAGAACGACTACAAATCTGTGTGAACATTGAACTAGTAAAGAGTGAAGCTGAACAGGAAGGAAAAACCGGAGAAGAAAATGAACCAAACAATGGTGAATCTTCTTTCCAAGGAGGAGAAGGTAATAAAGCAAAGCTAGGAGAAGATCTGTATGTGATTGAAATATTATCAGATCAGAAAGAAGAAGGCAGTAAACATGAACAAGAACTGAAGTATGAACCTTCTCTACAAGCAGGAGCTggcagtaaagtaaaatttgaaaaagaagaGGAGGTGGAAGAATTATTACCGATCAAACTAGACATGGCACCAGTAATAGCTGAAGTGAAGGAAGTTGGAAAAAGTGaagaaacaggaaaagaaaaacaaaaagaaaccatAATGTACACAAGAAGAAAGCAAATGCAAGAGGAATCTGAACTAACCAAACTATGTAGAAGTACAGGGTTTGAAGCTTCACTTAAAGACGATCATAAAAGCGAGAAACACGAGAGAGGCAGAGAGGAGTCAGTGCATGAAAAAGTGGTTCATGATGATGAAGGCAAAAAAATAGGTTTTAATGCAAAAGAGCCAGAAGACGATAAAGAAAACATGCAGGTAAAAGTAAAACTTCAAGGAAATGAAGGAGTGACAACTGGAAAATCAAGTGTACTGGAGGATGAAAATGGAGTGCTACATGAAGTACATGATGGAGAAATATTTAATGAAGTAAGGAAAGAGGAAGGAATatttcataaaacacaaaaactacAAGATCGGTTATTACCACAAGATGAAATAGTACATAAAGAGAATAATGAACCCACAGCAATCAAAAGATTTGGGATACCAGAAGACTGTCAGGAAACAATGGTAGCCACTAGAGAGCATCACACGGGAAGCAATGAAATGGTAGAAGGAGATGTTCAGGGATTTGGGTGGAAAATGGAAATCACTCATGAATTAATGGAGGCATGTGAAAAAAAGAtgggaaaaaatcaaaaagaaactgTGGAGTTTGGAGAAGTGCAAAACAAAAATCGAGATGAATATTACAGTGGGTCAAAGGAAGATACCATAGATGAAATATTAAAGCATACAGGGCCAGAAAATAATACTGGGGAAAAAATGGTACCACACATAGAAAACCTGTTGGAAAATAGTAATTTAAAGTATGGGGACATAAATGATACAAGCAAAGAAGGCTTGATGAAGGTGGATGATGCATTAGAAAATAGTAGGATTCCACTTAATGAAGATTTGAAAAATGATGGGGAGCATAACCCTGGAACAATGAAGGATAGTGTGGGAGAGAGAGACCAGACACTTGAGTGGGAAGAGACCAAAACCCAAAATGAGGATTTCAAATGGTGGGAAGACATCAAGAATAGGAGTTGGGAGGAGTTACTGGAAGCTGAAAACCctcagaaacaaaaagagaaatgtaACAACCAGGAGGAGACAGTACagggagagagagatggagaagaaatatacaaatgcaaaatactaacatataaaaatacaaaaactcagGAGGAAAGGCTAGAACAAGAGAAACAAGATGTTGAGGGAAAATTACAGAAGAGTAGAACAGTAGACCAGCCATCAGCTTCCAGCAAGGTAGAATATAACAAGAGTGAACAGAAGAATATCCATGAGCTTCCATGTGCAACCGCAGAGTGGGACAGGAGAGCTGACCTCAAGAAACAACAGAGAAGTGAGGAAGAGCAGGGTGCCACTTTCAATTTAAGGAAAGAGGTTGTGGAAGCAGTGTTGCTTCACACAAGAAGAACAGATGAAATTGTATTATTGACAGATGAGAAGGGTGGGCAGCCAGATAGGGCCACAGAAGAAAACAGCTCAGAGCGTATCACAGACCCTAAAGAGTTTAAAGAGGTATGCCAGAATGAGAAGACAGCTATTGCAAGTTCTCCAAATGCTGAGGTCCCAAGAAGAGTGAAATATCCTGAAAGTGAAAGGAGCACCAAAAAGATGAAGAGAAGCCTAGAAGATGAAGAGAGACAGCTCTCTACAGGACAGAAAGCACCGAGGGAGGAAGAAGACATGAGTCAGCCAGTGAAACTTAACAGGGATGACGTAGAAGAACTCATGGCAAACAGTGGATTGTCTCAGAAGCAAG ATAAGCTTTACAATGTGGTGTTCATTGGGGAGAGCAGCGTTGGCAAGACCTCCTTTATTAAGAAATTCTGTAACGGCGTGTTCCGCTTGGACCTCTGTGCCACAGTTG